The Collibacillus ludicampi region CTATACCAGTCAGGACATTTTTACCAGCACTTAACACCTTTCTCCCACTGCCGAGGATCGTTGCACCCATACCAGCATCAATAAGAGTAGATCCAGCGAAACCGAGGATACCTCCACCCAAGCCCTCAAGAAAACTTCTCTCTGGTGTGGTTGCCATGCCAGCCTCGTTTGCCGCATGCTGTTTTGACAATTGCTCATTTCTATATTTGTCCGTATCATTCTGTGGGATATTCTGCGGTGTTTGATTCATTTGCTGTCTTAACTGGTTGAGTGCCTCTGATCTGAACTTACCACCCTTTGTATAAGCGTTGATGAAGTTGGAAATGGAATTACAACGCATCGAAGCTTTAAACTCCACACAAGAACTGGATGAGGAAACGATCATGAAGGTCATGGACAACAAAAAAGACCTGCTTCTTTCCGATGACGACGAAAAGCGTAAGCAGGTCCTTCAAGAGTTCATTGATCAAGTTATCGTAATACCGCAACCCGGTCAAGATGACAGGTATAAACTCGATATTACGGTTAGGGGTATCAGTGGTGGAGGCGAGGGGAGTCGAACCCCTGTCCGAAGATCTCGCCACATCAGCTTCTCCGGGTGCAGTCGTCTCTACTGGAATTCGCCGCACGGCCGCCGAGCGACAGGCTGCCGTTTGGCTAGTCTGATTGGATTCGCGTAATCTCTACAGACGGAAGAGAGTTACGCTAGCCGACTATAATGACAGTTTGCAATCCACATCGGCGATGGACGGCAAACCGGCCCACTGCAATTAAGCAGCGAGAGCGAGTTTAGGTTGTTTGTTTGCGTTTATATTTACGCCTGCGTATTTTAGCGTCTTCGCAGCCCCGACGACCCGCTACTGATGCTCGAACGATCCCCGTCGAATCCAAAAACGCCCCCATGATAAATAGTGATGTATACAGTATACCATAAGTCCCGCCTTCGTGCGACGGTACTTCTTCATTTCAGTATTTCTGTTTTTCACGGAAGGCACGGGCGATTTCGCGAGCAGCATCTTTCTTCGCGATATCCTGCCTTTTATCGTATTTCTTCTTTCCTTTCGCAAGGCCGATGAGCACTTTGCAAAAACCGTTTTTCACATAAAGCTTCAACGGTACAAGCGAATATCCTTTCTCCCTTGTCTGCCCGATCAACTTGTTGATCTGGGAACGGTGCAAGAGAAGCTTTCTGGTACGAGTGGGATCCACATTGAACCGGTTTCCCTGCTCATAAGGAGAAATGTGCATATTATGAAGAAAAACTTCGCCATGCTGCACTCGCGCAAAGCTGTCCTTGAGGTTGGCTCGTCCCTGACGTATCGACTTGATCTCTGTCCCTGTTAACACAATACCACACTCGATGGTATCCTCAATGAAATAATCATGGGAGGCTTTACGATTTTGTGCCAGGACTTTTGGTTCTTTCACTTCCGCCATGAACGACCACCTCCATTCCAAGCTCGTACTTGTAAATATAACAATTCTTATCTTCCTATGTCAATAGTAAATAATAGGTGTTTTACATGATGGAGCTTATGGATTTTGTTGAATGTTTGTCGTGACAACCAGGTACTTCTTTGCCAATGCTTCCGCTTCATCCATCGAGTTCACTTCAAAAGAAGACCACATCTGACGAGTGAGTTTAAGTATTAATTGATGCTCTACCCCTGCGCGATTTAATTTTTCAATAAAATAAGACAGGAGATCCTCATTGGCCAATTCTCTTATCGCAACTCCAGTCATTTCATGCTTATATGTATTTTACATACATATGTATTAAACAACACACCCCCAATTCAGTAAATAGCAAAAATTGTCGAAACGATGTCCCAAAGAAAATTATAGGATGGATCCTTGCATCAAAAGCGGCAGTACACGGATGAACGGCATGAGCAGAGGAAGGCCCATGTAAGCCTGCTTTCAACACTCGGGAAAGCAGGCATGGGATTCATCTTTTTTTCTTTTTCTGTGCTCTCTTGGCGACTTTCACAAGCCCACGTTCCGCTTTTTTTCGTTTGTCCTCACGTGCGCGCTTACCGTTGTCTTTCCGATCCGCGCGAGTGATTTTGCGGCCTAGCCGTGTCCCGCCTTCTATTAGACGGAAGTCGATCGTGCGTTCTTCTTTATTGACGCCTTCCACTTTGACGCGCACGATATCTCCAATGCGAAATGTACGCCCGGTTCTTTCACCGATCAAGGCATAGTGTTTTTCGTTATAATGATAGTAATCATCGTCCAAGTAGGAAACGTGGATCATGCCTTCGATCGTATTATCCAACTCAACGAATAGACCGAATGAAGTAACGCCTGATATGATCCCTTCAAACTCTTCACCGACGTGTTGCTCCATAAATTCTACTTTCTTCAGTAGGTCTGTCTCCCTTTCCGCTTCGACGGCAATCCGTTCCCGTTCCGACGTGTGTTGTGCAACTTCCGGCATGTTGGCACGCAAACGTTCCATCCGCTCCGGGGATAATCCGCCGTCGACAAGGATCTCACGGATGATCCTGTGAATTTGCAGATCGGGATAGCGTCGGATCGGTGATGTGAAGTGGCTGTAATATTGTGCCGCCAAACCAAAGTGCCCGAGCGGTTCAGCCGCATATTTCGCCTGGCGCATCGAGCGCAACATGATCGTGGAAATGATCCGCTCTTCCGGTTTCCCTTTAATCTTTTCCAATAAATTTTGTAATGTATGTGGATGTACGTGGTTCCCTATTCCCTTTAACGTATAGCCAAAATTGTAAATAAACGCGGCGAAATCCTCCATTCGTTCACTGTCCGGTTCTTCGTGAATGCGATACAAGAAAGGAACATTCATCCAATAAAAATGTTCGGCAATCGTTTCGTTAGCGGCCAGCATGAATTCTTCGATGATCTGCTCAGCGATAGACCGTTCTCTCTTTTTGATTTCGACAGGTTGCCCCTTCTCATCGACAATAATTTTGGCCTCCTCAAATTCGAAATCGATCGCGCCGCGTTTCATCCTTCTTTTGCGCAATTTCATCGCGAGTTCTTCCATCAGACGAAAGTCATCGACCAGGTCTGCGTACCGATCCATCAATTCTGGATCTTGATCTACCAGGATTTTACGGACATTTGTATAAGTCATTCTCTCCTTGGTACGAATGACGGAAGGATAGATATCATGACGAACTAATTCCCCTTGAGGGGACCATTCCATTTCACACGTCATCGTTAACCGGTCCACCTTGGGATTTAAAGAACAGATCCCGTTCGACAAACGAGGAGGCAACATCGGAATCACGCGATCCACCAGATATACGGACGTGCCTCTGTTAAACGCTTCTCGGTCAAGCGCTGTCCCTTCTTTGACATAGTAAGAAACATCGGCGATATGTACGCCCAATAAGTAATTCCCGTTTTCCAGTCGTACGACAGACACGGCATCGTCGAGATCTTTTGCATCTTCGCCATCGATCGTAACAATCGTCATGTTACGAAGATCTCTTCGACCTTTCATCTCTTCTTCCGAAATCGAATCGGGCACACGCTCCGCTTCTTCCATGACGTCTGCCGGAAACTCTTCCGGCAAGCTGTACTTGCGGATGACTGATAAAATATCGACCCCTGGATCATCCGGGCGCCCTAAAATTTCAACGATCTTACCTTGCGGGGAACGCCACCCTTCAGGGTAATGAATGATTTCGACAACCACCTTTTGCCCGTCTTCCGCTTCGTTTCGGTCTTTGTCATAAACGAATATATCAAACCCGATGCGCCGGTCATCCGGAGTGACAAACCCGTAATATTGATGACCGGAATATGTACCGACGACCGTCTTCGTTGCCCTTT contains the following coding sequences:
- the smpB gene encoding SsrA-binding protein SmpB: MAEVKEPKVLAQNRKASHDYFIEDTIECGIVLTGTEIKSIRQGRANLKDSFARVQHGEVFLHNMHISPYEQGNRFNVDPTRTRKLLLHRSQINKLIGQTREKGYSLVPLKLYVKNGFCKVLIGLAKGKKKYDKRQDIAKKDAAREIARAFREKQKY
- the rnr gene encoding ribonuclease R; its protein translation is MFSQEALLEFMREKAYKPMNIHELMEAFEVREPDDQEAFILLLNQMEDQGFVVRTRTHRYGVPEKMNLVVGRLQGKAKGFGFVLPEREEDKELGDIYIHAGDMNGAMHGDRVICRIQKKVNGARREGAIIRILERATKTVVGTYSGHQYYGFVTPDDRRIGFDIFVYDKDRNEAEDGQKVVVEIIHYPEGWRSPQGKIVEILGRPDDPGVDILSVIRKYSLPEEFPADVMEEAERVPDSISEEEMKGRRDLRNMTIVTIDGEDAKDLDDAVSVVRLENGNYLLGVHIADVSYYVKEGTALDREAFNRGTSVYLVDRVIPMLPPRLSNGICSLNPKVDRLTMTCEMEWSPQGELVRHDIYPSVIRTKERMTYTNVRKILVDQDPELMDRYADLVDDFRLMEELAMKLRKRRMKRGAIDFEFEEAKIIVDEKGQPVEIKKRERSIAEQIIEEFMLAANETIAEHFYWMNVPFLYRIHEEPDSERMEDFAAFIYNFGYTLKGIGNHVHPHTLQNLLEKIKGKPEERIISTIMLRSMRQAKYAAEPLGHFGLAAQYYSHFTSPIRRYPDLQIHRIIREILVDGGLSPERMERLRANMPEVAQHTSERERIAVEAERETDLLKKVEFMEQHVGEEFEGIISGVTSFGLFVELDNTIEGMIHVSYLDDDYYHYNEKHYALIGERTGRTFRIGDIVRVKVEGVNKEERTIDFRLIEGGTRLGRKITRADRKDNGKRAREDKRKKAERGLVKVAKRAQKKKKR